From a single Solanum dulcamara chromosome 4, daSolDulc1.2, whole genome shotgun sequence genomic region:
- the LOC129884196 gene encoding exopolygalacturonase-like, translating to MAMAISGSSLALILVLSAVVTCKCNAPALVPLADQTIFNVFDFGAKPNSEVISTQAFMKAWRAACDFNGRARVFVPPGVYTLGEIIFAGPCKGTHPIILQIAGTLKAVPDVSEYSNFAWISFESINGVIITGGGTLDAQGQDVWQFNDCKTNPNCVHLPATLHFNDIKNGKVMRLNLINSMGFHLHITNSYLVRFHGLTIDAPGDSPNTDGIHISKSNSIKLSRSVIRTGDDCVSFGQGTNNVTVNKVTCGPGHGISVGSLGKLVGELEVRGLIVKNCTMRGTTNGIRIKTYARENPNRAFGMMFSDIVMENVKNPIIIDQSYGDKSTESSSQVKISDVIYQNIRGTTSSEIAVQLLCSSRFPCQNVRLTNINLKHISNTPTTSQCQNANVGYTGIQIPSPCHGFSS from the exons ATGGCCATGGCAATTAGTGGATCATCTTTGGCCCTCATTCTTGTGTTGTCAGCTGTGGTTACCTGCAAATGCAATGCACCTGCTCTTGTTCCTCTAGCTgatcaaactatttttaatgtcTTCGATTTTGGTGCAAAACCTAACTCAGAAGTTATAAGCACACAG GCATTTATGAAGGCATGGCGTGCTGCTTGTGATTTCAATGGTAGAGCAAGAGTATTTGTTCCTCCAGGAGTATATACACTAGGAGAAATCATATTTGCAGGACCATGCAAAGGCACACATCCTATAATACTTCAAATTGCAGGAACCTTAAAGGCAGTGCCTGATGTTTCTGAATACTCAAACTTCGCTTGGATCTCATTCGAGTCTATTAATGGTGTTATTATTACTGGTGGAGGCACTCTAGATGCTCAAGGACAAGATGTTTGGCAGTTTAATGACTGTAAAACTAATCCTAATTGTGTCCACCTACCTGCC ACCTTGCACTTCAATGATATAAAGAACGGAAAAGTGATGAGGTTGAATTTGATAAATAGCATGGGATTTCATTTACATATTACCAATAGCTATTTGGTAAGGTTCCATGGACTTACAATCGATGCCCCTGGAGACAGCCCAAATACTGATGGAATACACATAAGCAAGTCCAACTCCATAAAACTTTCTAGGAGTGTCATTAGGACTGGCGATGATTGTGTTTCATTCGGACAAGGAACAAACAATGTCACAGTTAACAAAGTCACTTGTGGCCCTGGCCATGGTATTAG TGTAGGTAGTCTTGGTAAGTTGGTTGGCGAATTAGAAGTTAGAGGACTCATTGTGAAGAATTGCACCATGAGAGGCACCACAAATGGTATCCGAATTAAAACTTATGCAAGAGAAAATCCCAATAGAGCATTCGGAATGATGTTCAGTGACATTGTTATGGAAAATGTTAAAAATCCAATCATCATAGACCAGAGTTATGGTGACAAATCAACTGAG TCATCATCGCAAGTCAAAATAAGTGATGTAATTTATCAGAACATAAGAGGAACAACAAGCAGTGAGATAGCAGTTCAACTGTTGTGCAGTTCACGATTTCCTTGTCAAAATGTTCGACTCACCAACATAAATTTGAAGCATATTTCCAATACACCAACTACTTCTCAATGTCAAAATGCAAATGTTGGCTATACAGGTATCCAAATTCCATCACCTTGCCATGGATTCTCTTCATAG